The Mucilaginibacter terrenus genome has a segment encoding these proteins:
- a CDS encoding 2-C-methyl-D-erythritol 4-phosphate cytidylyltransferase: MSQPISKAYAVIVAGGSGTRMQSALPKQFIPLHGRPIMMYTIEAFVASGYSPEIILVLHADYHGLWTELCNVHNFAVKHTLIAGGETRFHSVKNAIDQITDKNVLIAVHDAVRPLVSKTAIDKAYLCAETYGTAVVAVKSRDSVRHASGTTSASIDRESIYLVQTPQTFKSDLLRAAYTQPYNTRFTDDASVVECSGAEIKLVAGSYTNFKITFPEDITIAEALINKKPPA, from the coding sequence ATGTCTCAACCCATATCTAAAGCTTACGCGGTGATTGTAGCAGGCGGTTCCGGCACCCGCATGCAGTCGGCTTTGCCTAAACAGTTTATACCGCTGCATGGCCGGCCTATAATGATGTACACCATAGAGGCATTTGTAGCGAGCGGCTATTCACCGGAGATTATATTAGTGCTGCATGCAGACTACCATGGACTGTGGACAGAACTATGCAATGTGCACAACTTTGCTGTAAAACACACATTAATTGCAGGTGGCGAAACCCGCTTCCACTCTGTAAAGAATGCAATTGACCAGATTACCGATAAAAATGTGCTAATTGCTGTACACGATGCGGTAAGGCCACTGGTAAGTAAAACAGCTATAGACAAAGCATATTTGTGCGCAGAAACTTACGGGACCGCCGTAGTTGCGGTGAAAAGCAGGGACTCGGTGAGGCATGCAAGCGGCACAACATCAGCAAGCATTGACCGTGAGAGCATCTACCTGGTACAAACTCCGCAAACCTTTAAATCAGATTTATTAAGAGCGGCATACACACAGCCTTACAATACCCGATTCACTGATGATGCATCTGTTGTAGAATGCTCAGGAGCTGAAATAAAGCTTGTAGCGGGCAGTTACACCAATTTTAAAATCACTTTCCCTGAGGACATTACCATCGCAGAGGCGCTTATAAACAAAAAACCACCGGCGTAG
- a CDS encoding lmo0937 family membrane protein has translation MRGLLYIIAVILVIGWIFGFFFNHAGNLIHILLVIAIIALILGVIRRA, from the coding sequence ATGAGAGGCTTATTGTACATAATCGCAGTTATCCTGGTTATCGGATGGATTTTTGGTTTTTTCTTTAACCATGCAGGCAACCTGATCCACATTTTATTGGTGATAGCTATTATCGCCTTGATTTTAGGCGTTATCAGAAGAGCCTGA
- a CDS encoding lmo0937 family membrane protein yields the protein MRGLLYIIAVILIIGWAFGFFYGNAGSLIHILLVIAIIALILGVIRRA from the coding sequence ATGAGAGGCTTATTGTACATCATCGCGGTCATCCTGATTATTGGATGGGCATTTGGATTCTTCTACGGCAACGCTGGCAGCTTAATCCACATTTTACTGGTAATTGCTATTATAGCATTAATCTTAGGGGTGATCAGAAGGGCTTGA